The DNA segment GCAGCGGCGGGGATCGTCTCGTCTGCATTCGCATTCAAGGGGTGCAAATCACGTACGGTCCGTACAGGATGCCGTCGCGCCCCCCTACCTCAGCGCAGCCGGCGCTCCAGGAACTCGGCGGCCGCCCGGTACGCCGCCAGCCACGACGCATGGCGCAGGAACGAGTGGACCTCGTCGGGGAAGACCAGCTGCTCCACCTCCACGTTGCGCTCGCGCAGTCGCTCGACGAGGGTGATGGTCTCGGCAAACGACACGTTGCGGTCGTCGTCACCGTGAATCACCAGCACCGGCGCCTTCCACCGCTCGAGCGAGGCTAGCGGCGACGACTCCAGCGCCTGGCGGGCACGCTCCGGGTCCTCGAGCGTGTTGTAGCTCGGGACGAAGGTCCGGATGCCGACATTCCAGTCGTGCACGCCGTGCAGGTCCACGCCGGTGGCGAAGAGCTCGGGGGCTCGGGCGAGCCCCATGGCCGTCAGGTATCCCCCGTACGAACCGCCCCACAGCGCGATCTTCCCCGGGGCCACGTCGGGGCGGCTGCGCAGGTACAGGCCGGCGCCCACGACGTCGTTGAACTCGCTGGCTCCGCCGGCCCCGTAGCGTTCCGCCTCGCGAAAGGCGAGCCCGTAGCCGATGCCGCTCCGGTAATTCACGGACAGCACCACGAAGCCCCGGCTCGCGAGGTACTGGTTGAGCGAATAGGCGTTGTGGTAGTACTCGCCGTAGTTGTAGCCGAGGAGCATCTGCCGGCGCGAGCCGCCATGGAAGAAGATCGCCGCGGGGCGCCGCTCGCCCGGGCGCCCCCCGCTCGGGAGGAAGAGCTGGGCCGGTATCGGCATGCCGTCGGCGGCCGTGATCGTGACCGCCTGCGGTACCACCAGGCGCGCCGACGGGAAGCCGGCCAGGAGGGCGGGGGCCAGCGGCGCCGGGCTCCCGCCAGCGGCAAGCCGCACCGCGTGCGCCGGCGTGCGGGCATCCGACCGGAGATACACCAGCGAGCCGTCGCTCAGCTCGGTGGGGGCCCACTCGATCCCGTCGCCGCGGGTCACGGGGCGCGGCGTCCCCCCTTGCACGGGGACGCGCCAGATGTGCCGGCGGTCGATGTCCCCCTGGTTGCTGTTGTAGATCACCTCGCGGCGGTCGCGTGACAGCGTGACGTACTCCACCTCGCCCTCGCCGGGCGTGAGGAGCACCGGGCGCCCACCGCCCAGCGACACGGAGTACAGGTGGGTCCACCCGTCCTTTTCCCACGGGAAGACGAGGGCGTCGCCCGCGCCCCACAGGAGCTGGTTGTCCCCCACGATGCCGCGCACCACGCTTCCATCCCCCTCGTCGGCGGTCCACACGGTGCGGGCCGCCCCCGTGGCCACGTCGGCCACCATGATGGACCACGGACGCCCGCTACGCTGGGCACGGAACAGGGCGAGCGCGCTGGACGCGGGCTCACGTACGAAGGCGATGCGCGTCCCGTCGGGGGACCAGACCTGCGCCCCATCCGTGTCGACGCTGGGCGCGAGGAACTTCACCGTGCGCGTGGCAACGTCGTAGACGCCGATGAAGGCGTGGTCGCCCCGGTTGCTCACGAAGCTGAACTTCGATCCGTCCGGCGACCAGCGCACGTTGACGAGCGCCCCACGCACGTTGACCAACTCGGAAAAGTCGGCGTCGGGATCGCGCAGCGAGCGTGCCCAGAGCTTGCCCCGACTGATGAGGAGCGTGCCGCCGTCCGGGGAGATGCTGGGGGCGGTGCCACCGCCCAGGCGCACCGGGGCCCCGCCGGCGAGCGCCACGCGGTAGATCGCACTCTCCGCGCCGCGCGGGTCATGCGCCGGATTGGGGCTCTCCCCGGCCCGGTTCCGTGCCCCGCCGCGCACGTACACCAGCGACGTCCCGTCGCTCCCCCAGGTCAGGGAGGAGATCTCCTGTCCGTCATCGTCCGTGTAGCTCGTCAGGCGCCGCCCGGCATAGGCGGGCGGCGTCGCCACCCAGATGTTGCGCGCTCCCTGCTCGTTGAGGATCCACGCGACGCCCCCCCCGCGTGGCGCCGCGCTGATCGCGGTCGGGAAGGGCGTGGCCAGCAGCGCCTCGAGCGTGAGGGCGCCGCTCCCCTGTGCGTGAAGCGTCGGCTGGGGCGCGGCGAAGGCCGCGGCCGCCGCGAGGGCGAGCAGGAGTCGTCTGGACATGTTGTGCGGTGGTATGAGCCGGGGAGTCATCGGGCGGTGACGCAGGGGCAGGAATATGCGCCGGGTGCGCCCCCCTGGCGACGACGGCATCCGACGCCGGCTCCCGGGGCGACGCGCCGTCCGTCGACGTAGCCGCACGCCCCCGAGCCCCTTCGTCCATGCTCGCCCGCGCGGCATATTTCGTGGTCGAAGCCGCGGCCGGCCCGTGCCGGCTTCCCCCGGGGCGCCCAGCGTGCCGCCCCCCACTCCTCTCCCCACCGCCCTTCATGCCGCAGTCGACCACCCCACTCGTCGGAGTGGTGATGGGCTCCAAGTCCGACTACGAGCACATGCAGCACTGCTGCGCCATGCTCGACGAGCTCGAGGTCCCCTACGAGGCGCGTATCGTGTCGGCGCACCGCACGCCGGACTGGATGTTCCTGTACGCGGAGCAGGCCGAGTCGCGCGGGCTGCAGGTGATCATCGCCGCCGCGGGGGGGGCCGCGCACCTTCCCGGAATGCTCGCGGCCAAGACGCTCGTCCCCGTGCTCGGCGTCCCGATCCCCGCCACGGTGCTCAACGGCCAGGATGCGCTCCTCTCGATCGCGCAGATGCCGGCCGGCGTCCCCGTCGGGACGCTGGCCATCGGGAAGCCCGGGGCGGTCAACGCCGCGATCCTCGCCGCCGAGATCGTGGCCTCGCACGACCCCGCCCTCCGGGAGCGCCTGCGCGCGTGGCGTTCCCAGCGCCGCGACGACGTGCTGGCGCAGGTGCTCCCGTGAGCGTGATCCTCCCCGGAGCCACCATCGGGATCCTGGGCGGGGGGCAGCTGGGGCGCATGACCGGGATGGCGGCCCGCTCGTTAGGCTACGACGTCCACGTCCTCGACCCCGACCCCGACTGCCCCGCGCGCGCCATCGCCTCGCGCGTCGTCACCGCGCGCTTCGACGACGCCGACGCCGCCGCCGACCTGGCGCGCGATTGCGACGTCGTGACGCTGGAGATCGAGCAGATCGCCCGTCCCGCCCTCGAGGCGGTGACCCAGGTGGCCCCGCTGCGCCCG comes from the Gemmatimonadetes bacterium SCN 70-22 genome and includes:
- a CDS encoding peptidase S9, with product MSRRLLLALAAAAAFAAPQPTLHAQGSGALTLEALLATPFPTAISAAPRGGGVAWILNEQGARNIWVATPPAYAGRRLTSYTDDDGQEISSLTWGSDGTSLVYVRGGARNRAGESPNPAHDPRGAESAIYRVALAGGAPVRLGGGTAPSISPDGGTLLISRGKLWARSLRDPDADFSELVNVRGALVNVRWSPDGSKFSFVSNRGDHAFIGVYDVATRTVKFLAPSVDTDGAQVWSPDGTRIAFVREPASSALALFRAQRSGRPWSIMVADVATGAARTVWTADEGDGSVVRGIVGDNQLLWGAGDALVFPWEKDGWTHLYSVSLGGGRPVLLTPGEGEVEYVTLSRDRREVIYNSNQGDIDRRHIWRVPVQGGTPRPVTRGDGIEWAPTELSDGSLVYLRSDARTPAHAVRLAAGGSPAPLAPALLAGFPSARLVVPQAVTITAADGMPIPAQLFLPSGGRPGERRPAAIFFHGGSRRQMLLGYNYGEYYHNAYSLNQYLASRGFVVLSVNYRSGIGYGLAFREAERYGAGGASEFNDVVGAGLYLRSRPDVAPGKIALWGGSYGGYLTAMGLARAPELFATGVDLHGVHDWNVGIRTFVPSYNTLEDPERARQALESSPLASLERWKAPVLVIHGDDDRNVSFAETITLVERLRERNVEVEQLVFPDEVHSFLRHASWLAAYRAAAEFLERRLR
- a CDS encoding 5-(carboxyamino)imidazole ribonucleotide mutase, whose protein sequence is MPQSTTPLVGVVMGSKSDYEHMQHCCAMLDELEVPYEARIVSAHRTPDWMFLYAEQAESRGLQVIIAAAGGAAHLPGMLAAKTLVPVLGVPIPATVLNGQDALLSIAQMPAGVPVGTLAIGKPGAVNAAILAAEIVASHDPALRERLRAWRSQRRDDVLAQVLP